A single Meles meles chromosome 20, mMelMel3.1 paternal haplotype, whole genome shotgun sequence DNA region contains:
- the LOC123932270 gene encoding cytochrome P450 4F2-like isoform X1: MFFYNLLKPWLGDGLLLSAGDKWSHHRRLLTPAFHFDILKPYVKIFNKSAGIMHAKWQHLALEGSARLDMFEHISLMTLDSLQKCVFSFDSNCQESPSEYIAAILELSALVVKRQEQIFLHVDFLYNLTPDGWRFRRACNLVHNFTDAVVQERRRALISGGSRDFLKAKAKTKTLDFIDVLLLAKDEDGKQLSDEDIRAEADTFMFEGHDTTASGLSWVLYNLAKHPEYQERCRQEVQELLRDREPQEIEWDDLAQLPFLTMCIKESLRLHPPVTVIARRSTQDVGLPDGRVIPKGNICVISIFGIHHNPSIWPDPEVYNPFRFDPENIKERSPLAFIPFSAGPRNCIGQTFAMTEMKVVLALTLLRFRVLPGEEEPRRKPELILRAEGGLWLRVEPLSAAPR; this comes from the exons ATGTTTTTCTACAACCTCCTGAAGCCCTGGCTAG GGGATGGGCTCCTGCTGAGTGCTGGTGACAAGTGGAGTCACCACCGTCGCTTGCTGACACCTGCCTTCCATTTTGACATCTTGAAACCCTATGTGAAGATTTTCAACAAAAGTGCAGGCATCATGCAT GCCAAGTGGCAGCATCTGGCCTTGGAAGGCAGTGCCCGTCTAGACATGTTTGAGCACATCAGCCTCATGACCCTGGACAGTCTGCAGAAATGTGTCTTCAGTTTTGACAGCAATTGCCAGGA GAGTCCCAGTGAATATATTGCTGCCATCTTGGAACTCAGTGCCCTTGTGGTGAAACGGCAAGAGCAGATCTTCCTGCACGTGGACTTCCTATACAATCTCACTCCCGATGGGTGGCGCTTCCGCAGGGCCTGCAACCTGGTGCACAACTTCACAGATGCTGTCGTCCAGGAGAGGCGCCGTGCCCTCATTAGCGGGGGTTCCCGTGACTTCCTCAAGGCCAAAGCTAAGACCAAGACTTTGGACTTCATTGATGTGCTCCTGCTGGCCAAG GATGAAGATGGAAAACAGTTGTCAGATGAGGACATCCGAGCAGAGGCTGACACCTTCATGTTTGAGG GCCATGACACCACAGCCAGTGGCCTCTCCTGGGTCCTGTACAACCTTGCAAAGCACCCAGAATACCAGGAGCGCTGCCGGCAGGAGGTGCAAGAGCTCCTGAGGGATCGTGAGCCTCAAGAGATTGAATG GGACGACCTGGCCCAGTTGCCCTTCCTGACCATGTGCATCAAGGAGAGTCTGCGGCTGCACCCCCCGGTTACAGTCATTGCCCGCCGCAGTACCCAGGACGTCGGGCTCCCTGATGGCCGCGTCATCCCCAAAG GGAACATCTGTGTCATCAGCATCTTTGGGATTCATCACAACCCGTCTATCTGGCCAGACCCTGAG GTATACAATCCCTTTCGCTTTGACCCAGAAAACATCAAAGAGAGGTCACCCTTGGCTTTTATTCCCTTCTCCGCGGGGCCCAG GAACTGCATTGGGCAGACGTTCGCCATGACCGAGATGAAGGTGGTCCTGGCGCTGACGCTGCTGCGCTTCCGGGTCCTGCCGGGCGAGGAGGAGCCGCGCAGGAAGCCGGAGCTGATCCTGCGCGCGGAGGGCGGACTCTGGCTGCGCGTGGAGCCGCTGAGCGCGGCACCCCGGTGA
- the LOC123932270 gene encoding cytochrome P450 4F2-like isoform X2, with translation MFTSGGWGPSTLYCGSSTLPLLHPCSRPQAKWQHLALEGSARLDMFEHISLMTLDSLQKCVFSFDSNCQESPSEYIAAILELSALVVKRQEQIFLHVDFLYNLTPDGWRFRRACNLVHNFTDAVVQERRRALISGGSRDFLKAKAKTKTLDFIDVLLLAKDEDGKQLSDEDIRAEADTFMFEGHDTTASGLSWVLYNLAKHPEYQERCRQEVQELLRDREPQEIEWDDLAQLPFLTMCIKESLRLHPPVTVIARRSTQDVGLPDGRVIPKGNICVISIFGIHHNPSIWPDPEVYNPFRFDPENIKERSPLAFIPFSAGPRNCIGQTFAMTEMKVVLALTLLRFRVLPGEEEPRRKPELILRAEGGLWLRVEPLSAAPR, from the exons ATGTTCACCTCTGGTGGATGGGGCCCTTCTACCCTGTACTGCGGCTCGTCCACCCTACCTTTGTTGCACCCCTGCTCCAGGCCTCAG GCCAAGTGGCAGCATCTGGCCTTGGAAGGCAGTGCCCGTCTAGACATGTTTGAGCACATCAGCCTCATGACCCTGGACAGTCTGCAGAAATGTGTCTTCAGTTTTGACAGCAATTGCCAGGA GAGTCCCAGTGAATATATTGCTGCCATCTTGGAACTCAGTGCCCTTGTGGTGAAACGGCAAGAGCAGATCTTCCTGCACGTGGACTTCCTATACAATCTCACTCCCGATGGGTGGCGCTTCCGCAGGGCCTGCAACCTGGTGCACAACTTCACAGATGCTGTCGTCCAGGAGAGGCGCCGTGCCCTCATTAGCGGGGGTTCCCGTGACTTCCTCAAGGCCAAAGCTAAGACCAAGACTTTGGACTTCATTGATGTGCTCCTGCTGGCCAAG GATGAAGATGGAAAACAGTTGTCAGATGAGGACATCCGAGCAGAGGCTGACACCTTCATGTTTGAGG GCCATGACACCACAGCCAGTGGCCTCTCCTGGGTCCTGTACAACCTTGCAAAGCACCCAGAATACCAGGAGCGCTGCCGGCAGGAGGTGCAAGAGCTCCTGAGGGATCGTGAGCCTCAAGAGATTGAATG GGACGACCTGGCCCAGTTGCCCTTCCTGACCATGTGCATCAAGGAGAGTCTGCGGCTGCACCCCCCGGTTACAGTCATTGCCCGCCGCAGTACCCAGGACGTCGGGCTCCCTGATGGCCGCGTCATCCCCAAAG GGAACATCTGTGTCATCAGCATCTTTGGGATTCATCACAACCCGTCTATCTGGCCAGACCCTGAG GTATACAATCCCTTTCGCTTTGACCCAGAAAACATCAAAGAGAGGTCACCCTTGGCTTTTATTCCCTTCTCCGCGGGGCCCAG GAACTGCATTGGGCAGACGTTCGCCATGACCGAGATGAAGGTGGTCCTGGCGCTGACGCTGCTGCGCTTCCGGGTCCTGCCGGGCGAGGAGGAGCCGCGCAGGAAGCCGGAGCTGATCCTGCGCGCGGAGGGCGGACTCTGGCTGCGCGTGGAGCCGCTGAGCGCGGCACCCCGGTGA
- the LOC123932270 gene encoding cytochrome P450 4F2-like isoform X3 produces MFEHISLMTLDSLQKCVFSFDSNCQESPSEYIAAILELSALVVKRQEQIFLHVDFLYNLTPDGWRFRRACNLVHNFTDAVVQERRRALISGGSRDFLKAKAKTKTLDFIDVLLLAKDEDGKQLSDEDIRAEADTFMFEGHDTTASGLSWVLYNLAKHPEYQERCRQEVQELLRDREPQEIEWDDLAQLPFLTMCIKESLRLHPPVTVIARRSTQDVGLPDGRVIPKGNICVISIFGIHHNPSIWPDPEVYNPFRFDPENIKERSPLAFIPFSAGPRNCIGQTFAMTEMKVVLALTLLRFRVLPGEEEPRRKPELILRAEGGLWLRVEPLSAAPR; encoded by the exons ATGTTTGAGCACATCAGCCTCATGACCCTGGACAGTCTGCAGAAATGTGTCTTCAGTTTTGACAGCAATTGCCAGGA GAGTCCCAGTGAATATATTGCTGCCATCTTGGAACTCAGTGCCCTTGTGGTGAAACGGCAAGAGCAGATCTTCCTGCACGTGGACTTCCTATACAATCTCACTCCCGATGGGTGGCGCTTCCGCAGGGCCTGCAACCTGGTGCACAACTTCACAGATGCTGTCGTCCAGGAGAGGCGCCGTGCCCTCATTAGCGGGGGTTCCCGTGACTTCCTCAAGGCCAAAGCTAAGACCAAGACTTTGGACTTCATTGATGTGCTCCTGCTGGCCAAG GATGAAGATGGAAAACAGTTGTCAGATGAGGACATCCGAGCAGAGGCTGACACCTTCATGTTTGAGG GCCATGACACCACAGCCAGTGGCCTCTCCTGGGTCCTGTACAACCTTGCAAAGCACCCAGAATACCAGGAGCGCTGCCGGCAGGAGGTGCAAGAGCTCCTGAGGGATCGTGAGCCTCAAGAGATTGAATG GGACGACCTGGCCCAGTTGCCCTTCCTGACCATGTGCATCAAGGAGAGTCTGCGGCTGCACCCCCCGGTTACAGTCATTGCCCGCCGCAGTACCCAGGACGTCGGGCTCCCTGATGGCCGCGTCATCCCCAAAG GGAACATCTGTGTCATCAGCATCTTTGGGATTCATCACAACCCGTCTATCTGGCCAGACCCTGAG GTATACAATCCCTTTCGCTTTGACCCAGAAAACATCAAAGAGAGGTCACCCTTGGCTTTTATTCCCTTCTCCGCGGGGCCCAG GAACTGCATTGGGCAGACGTTCGCCATGACCGAGATGAAGGTGGTCCTGGCGCTGACGCTGCTGCGCTTCCGGGTCCTGCCGGGCGAGGAGGAGCCGCGCAGGAAGCCGGAGCTGATCCTGCGCGCGGAGGGCGGACTCTGGCTGCGCGTGGAGCCGCTGAGCGCGGCACCCCGGTGA